One genomic region from Enterobacter hormaechei ATCC 49162 encodes:
- the nirB gene encoding nitrite reductase large subunit NirB, producing the protein MRLVIIGNGMAATRLIASLSGRTSGRFAITVIGDEPEHAYNRIQLSPVLGGEKQAEHIYLHDEDWYTARGVTVLRGEKAIAVNVNAREVQTSVRKLGWDVLVFATGSTPFVPPVPGGDAPHVFTFRTLAETRAIQNISGPAVVLGGGVLGVETAAALACKGDNVTLVHRGPWLMEQQLDQQAGLLLEEALAARGVRCELTSGITAITDDAVTLLNGRRITATRVVLATGVQPNVALAQASGIHCARGIVVDSQMQTSVPNIYAIGECCEIDGQTFGLVAPCLAQADILAARLAGEFTAPFTLTDNGVRLKVTGVELFSLGRATAQADDVVWSSWDPLTRHYRRLLIHQGALAGVLLMGDCRSAATFTDLLATAAPAHADWLFDRFTTQPRVAGQNAMTKPTLVVVGHGMVGHHFLEDCVNRNLHQQYQIIVFGEERYAAYDRVHLSEYFGGRSADSLSLVEGDFFADNGIELRLSQQIVALDRDAHVVRTASGHETHWDKLVLATGSYPFVPPVPGNDLPGCFVYRTLDDLDNIAAHAAGSRRGVVIGGGLLGLEAANALKQLGLETHVVEFAPNLMAVQLDNDGAAMLRRKIEALGVGVHTSKSTTEIANADGGLVLRFADGEQLETDMVVFSAGIRPQDALARSSGLATGERGGICIDDGCRTSDPDVLAIGECALWEGKIFGLVAPGYQMARVAAAALAGEDKTFTGADMSTKLKLLGVDVASFGDAHGRTPGALSYQWTHGPQQIYKKIVVSHDGKTLLGGVLVGDASEYATLVQMMLNGISLPKEPETLILPALSGSAPKALGVAALPESAQICSCHNVSKGDICRAVSAGATDIGAIKQCTKAATGCGGCSALVKQVMECQLAEQGVEVKKDICEHFPYSRQEIYHLVRVNHIRTFDQLISRYGQGHGCEICKPLVGSVLASCWNEYLLKPTHLPLQDTNDRYFANIQKDGTYSIVPRMPAGEVTADGLIAIGQIAKRYSLYSKITGGQRIDLFGATLEQLPEIWQALVEAGFETGHAYGKSLRTVKSCVGSTWCRYGVQDSTGLAVRLEHRYKGLRAPHKIKMAVSGCTRECAEAQSKDVGVIATDKGWNLYLCGNGGMKPRHADLFASDLDDETLIRTVDRFLMFYIRTADRLQRTSTWMDNLEGGLDYLREVILNDSLGIAHELEQEMARVVETYQCEWQTTLNDPDRLALFRTAVNAPAGEENKRWQEICAIDEIPEQAGIGAQLGHKPIALFRFGKTVYALDDREPGSRANVLSRGILGDAAGEPVVISPLYKQRIRLRDGCQAESGAPAVRAWPVKIENGRVWVGNEELVMRAEAS; encoded by the coding sequence ATGCGACTGGTCATTATCGGTAATGGCATGGCGGCAACCCGGCTGATAGCGTCGCTCAGCGGGCGTACTTCCGGTCGGTTTGCTATCACCGTCATCGGTGACGAGCCGGAGCATGCCTACAACCGCATCCAGCTTTCGCCGGTGTTGGGCGGTGAAAAGCAGGCGGAGCACATTTATCTGCATGATGAAGACTGGTACACGGCACGGGGCGTGACGGTACTGCGGGGCGAAAAAGCGATTGCCGTTAACGTGAACGCGCGGGAAGTGCAAACCTCCGTTCGTAAACTTGGCTGGGATGTGCTGGTGTTTGCCACCGGTTCAACCCCCTTTGTTCCGCCAGTTCCCGGCGGCGATGCGCCGCATGTATTCACCTTTCGCACTCTGGCAGAGACCCGCGCTATTCAGAACATCTCCGGTCCGGCGGTGGTACTGGGCGGCGGGGTACTCGGCGTGGAGACCGCGGCAGCGCTGGCATGCAAGGGTGACAACGTCACTCTCGTGCATCGTGGTCCCTGGCTGATGGAACAGCAGCTGGACCAGCAGGCGGGACTGTTGCTGGAAGAGGCGCTGGCGGCGCGGGGCGTGCGCTGTGAGCTTACTTCCGGCATCACGGCGATCACGGACGATGCCGTGACGCTGCTCAACGGACGCCGCATCACCGCCACGCGCGTGGTGCTGGCCACGGGCGTACAACCTAACGTTGCGCTGGCGCAGGCCAGCGGCATTCACTGCGCGCGCGGCATTGTGGTGGATAGCCAAATGCAAACCTCCGTGCCGAATATCTACGCCATCGGCGAGTGCTGCGAAATTGACGGCCAGACGTTCGGCCTGGTCGCGCCCTGTCTGGCGCAGGCGGATATTCTTGCCGCGCGGCTGGCCGGAGAATTCACCGCGCCGTTTACCCTGACCGACAACGGCGTGCGCCTCAAGGTGACCGGCGTGGAGTTGTTCAGCCTCGGACGCGCGACGGCGCAGGCGGACGATGTGGTCTGGAGTTCATGGGATCCGCTGACCCGTCACTATCGACGTTTACTGATCCATCAGGGGGCGCTGGCTGGTGTGCTGCTGATGGGCGACTGCCGCAGCGCGGCAACCTTTACCGATTTACTGGCAACGGCTGCGCCCGCACACGCGGACTGGCTGTTCGATCGTTTCACTACGCAACCGCGGGTTGCAGGACAGAACGCTATGACAAAACCTACTCTGGTGGTGGTTGGGCACGGTATGGTCGGCCATCATTTCCTCGAAGACTGCGTTAACCGCAATTTGCATCAGCAGTATCAGATTATTGTCTTTGGCGAAGAGCGCTATGCGGCCTATGACCGCGTGCACCTGTCGGAATATTTTGGCGGCCGCAGCGCGGACTCACTCTCGCTGGTGGAGGGGGATTTCTTTGCCGACAACGGCATTGAGCTACGCCTCTCGCAGCAGATCGTCGCTCTCGATCGTGATGCACACGTAGTGCGTACCGCCAGCGGGCATGAAACCCACTGGGACAAGCTGGTGCTGGCGACCGGCTCATATCCGTTCGTCCCGCCCGTGCCGGGCAACGATCTCCCGGGCTGCTTTGTCTACCGCACCCTTGACGATCTGGACAACATTGCGGCCCATGCGGCAGGCTCTCGCCGCGGCGTGGTGATTGGCGGCGGCCTGCTGGGGCTGGAGGCGGCGAATGCCCTGAAACAGCTCGGGCTGGAAACCCACGTGGTGGAGTTTGCGCCGAATCTGATGGCGGTGCAGCTCGACAATGACGGCGCGGCGATGCTGCGCAGGAAAATTGAGGCGCTGGGCGTAGGGGTACACACCAGTAAATCGACGACGGAGATTGCCAACGCAGACGGCGGGCTGGTGCTGCGCTTTGCCGATGGCGAGCAGCTGGAAACGGATATGGTGGTCTTTTCTGCCGGTATTCGCCCGCAGGACGCGCTGGCGCGCAGCAGCGGGCTGGCTACAGGTGAGCGCGGCGGGATCTGTATTGACGACGGCTGCCGGACCTCCGATCCCGACGTGCTTGCCATCGGTGAATGCGCCCTGTGGGAGGGGAAAATCTTTGGCCTCGTGGCCCCGGGCTACCAGATGGCGCGCGTGGCCGCTGCCGCGCTCGCGGGTGAAGATAAAACCTTCACCGGCGCGGATATGAGTACCAAACTCAAGCTGCTCGGCGTCGACGTGGCCTCGTTCGGAGATGCTCACGGCCGCACGCCGGGGGCGCTGAGCTACCAGTGGACGCACGGCCCGCAGCAAATCTACAAGAAAATTGTGGTCAGCCACGACGGCAAAACCCTGCTGGGCGGCGTGCTGGTGGGGGATGCCAGCGAATACGCCACGCTGGTGCAGATGATGCTCAACGGCATCAGTCTGCCAAAAGAGCCGGAAACGCTGATTTTACCCGCGCTGTCAGGCAGCGCGCCGAAAGCGCTGGGCGTGGCGGCGCTGCCGGAAAGCGCGCAGATCTGTTCATGTCATAACGTCAGCAAAGGGGATATCTGCCGGGCAGTAAGCGCGGGCGCAACGGATATCGGCGCCATTAAACAGTGCACCAAAGCGGCAACCGGATGCGGAGGCTGTAGCGCGCTGGTGAAGCAGGTCATGGAGTGCCAGCTTGCGGAGCAGGGCGTGGAGGTGAAAAAGGATATCTGCGAACACTTCCCTTACTCGCGTCAGGAGATTTACCACCTGGTGCGCGTCAACCATATCCGCACCTTCGACCAGCTTATCAGCCGCTACGGTCAGGGGCACGGGTGCGAGATCTGTAAGCCGCTGGTGGGATCGGTGCTGGCGTCCTGCTGGAACGAGTATCTGCTGAAACCGACGCACCTGCCGTTGCAGGACACCAACGACCGTTATTTCGCCAATATTCAGAAGGACGGAACGTACTCCATTGTGCCGCGGATGCCCGCAGGGGAAGTGACCGCCGACGGGCTGATCGCCATCGGCCAGATTGCGAAACGCTATAGCCTGTACAGCAAAATCACCGGCGGGCAGCGTATTGACCTGTTTGGCGCCACGCTCGAACAGTTGCCGGAGATCTGGCAGGCGCTGGTGGAGGCCGGGTTTGAGACCGGGCACGCCTACGGGAAATCCCTGCGCACGGTGAAATCCTGCGTCGGGTCAACCTGGTGTCGCTACGGCGTGCAGGACTCCACCGGCCTTGCGGTCCGGCTGGAGCACCGCTACAAGGGCCTGCGCGCGCCGCACAAAATCAAAATGGCGGTCTCCGGCTGTACCCGCGAGTGCGCGGAGGCGCAGAGCAAAGACGTGGGGGTGATTGCCACGGACAAAGGCTGGAACCTCTATCTGTGCGGCAACGGCGGGATGAAGCCGCGCCATGCAGATCTCTTCGCCAGCGATCTGGACGACGAAACGCTGATCCGCACCGTTGACCGGTTCCTGATGTTCTACATTCGCACGGCAGATCGTCTGCAACGCACCAGTACCTGGATGGATAATCTGGAAGGCGGGCTAGACTATCTGCGCGAGGTGATCCTGAACGACAGCCTCGGCATCGCCCACGAACTGGAGCAGGAGATGGCCCGGGTGGTGGAGACCTACCAGTGCGAGTGGCAAACCACCCTTAACGATCCCGATCGCCTGGCGCTGTTCCGCACCGCGGTGAATGCCCCTGCCGGGGAGGAGAACAAGCGCTGGCAGGAAATTTGCGCTATCGACGAGATCCCGGAGCAGGCGGGCATCGGCGCGCAACTTGGGCACAAACCGATTGCGCTGTTCCGCTTTGGCAAAACCGTTTATGCCCTCGACGATCGGGAGCCGGGCAGCCGCGCGAACGTGCTCTCGCGCGGCATCCTTGGCGATGCGGCGGGTGAACCGGTGGTGATCTCGCCGCTCTACAAGCAACGTATTCGTCTGCGCGACGGGTGTCAGGCTGAGAGCGGGGCGCCTGCGGTGCGTGCCTGGCCAGTAAAAATTGAAAACGGCAGGGTGTGGGTTGGAAATGAAGAGCTGGTGATGCGTGCGGAGGCCTCATGA